The genomic window AGGAGCCGTTCTTCGCGGGCGCGGCGGAGAAGCTCGGCGTCCGGCCGCAGTTCGCCAAGCGGTCGGAGTACAAGACGATGGCGAACACGTTCATGGAGCGCGGCTACACGCCCGAGCACGAGGAGTCGTCGCGGCGGCTCGTGGAGTCGCTCGGCGAGCAGATCACGGCGGACGTCGCGGCGGCGCGCGGCCGGTCCGCCGCCGAGGTCCGGGCCTGCGTGGACTCCGGTCCGCTGCTGGCGTCCGAGGCGCTGTCCACCGGCCTGGTCGACCGGCTCGGCTACCGCGACGAGGTGTACGCGCACGTCCGCGCGAAGGTCGGCGGGGAGCCGCTGCTGCGGTACGTCACCCGCTACCAGCGCACGCAGTCGGTCGCGCGGCGCCTCCCCCAGCCCGGCCGCCGGGACGGGATCGCGCTGATCAACGGCATCGGCCCGATCCGCCTCGGTCGCAGCGGGCGCGGCGGGCCGCTCCCGTCGCAGGGTCCGGCGATGGGTTCGGACACGATCGGTGCGGCGTTCCGCGCGGCCGTCCGCGACGAGCACGTCAAGGCGATCGTGTTCCGCGTGAACAGCCCCGGCGGGTCGGCGGTCGCGTCCGACGCGATCTGGCGCGAGGTCGTGCTGGCGCGCGAGGCGGGCAAACCGGTCGTGGTGTCGATGGGGAACGTCGCGGCGTCCGGCGGCTACTACGTCGCGATGGCGGCGGACACGATCGTCGCGCAGCCCGGGACGATCACCGGGTCCATCGGCGTGGTCGTCGGGAAGGCCGTGGTCAGCGACCTGCTGGACCGGCTCGGCGTCGGGCTCGGGCACGTCGCGTCCGGCGAGCACGCGCGGATGTTCTCGGCGACCAAGGAGTTCAGCGACGACGAGTGGGCGCGCATCGACGGCTCCCTCGACGCGATCTACGCCGACTTCACCGGCAAGGTCGCCGACGGGCGCGGCCTGTCGCGCGACCGCGTCCACGAACTGGCGCGCGGCCGGGTCTGGACGGGCGCCGACGCCCGCGAGAACGGCCTGGTGGACGAACTCGGCGGCCTCGACCACGCGTTCGACCTCGCCCGCTCCCGCGCCGGCCTGCGCGCGGACGCGCCCGTCCGGACGTTCCCGCACACCTCGCCCCTGGACCGGCTGCGTCCGCCCGAGTCCAGCGACGACCGGACGGCCGCCGCCGCGCGGTTCGACGCGTTCTCCGGCTGGGGCGCGCTGCGCGGCGTCGCGGCCCGCCTCGGCCTGCCCGCCGCCGGCCCGCTCACGCTCCCCGGCCACTGGGAGTTCCGCTGACCGCGAGCCGCCCGGCGCGCGACGACTTCACCGCGGCCATGGCCGGGTTCGCGACCGGCGTGATCGTCCTGACCGTCCGCGACGGCCGCGACGACCACGGCGTGACGGTCTCGTCGTTCCTGTCGGTGTCGGCCGATCCCCCGACCGTCCTCGCGAGCCTGACGACGACGTCCTACCTCGCCGAGGTCCTGACCCGCCGCGACCGCTGGGCCGCGACGATCCTGTCCGCCGGCCAACGCGCCCTGGCGGGCCGCTTCGCGATGTCGGGCCGCCCCGGCGCCCGCGTCCTCCTGGCCGCCGAGCCCCACCACCGCGGCACGGCGTCGGACGCGCTGATCCTCGACGGCGGCGTGGCGGCCTTCGAATGCGCGACCCGCGACCGCGTCCCCGCCGGCGACCACACCCTCTTCATCGCCGACGTCCTCGCCATCGACCCCGCC from Actinomadura rubteroloni includes these protein-coding regions:
- the sppA gene encoding signal peptide peptidase SppA, with product MVDPGSVVTLVRQARERRTAPLVLELDLTDGLVETSPPDAVSALLSMRRTHLRDVLDGLRRARTDPRVKALVAKVTPGLALAQAQELRDAVTAFREAGKLTVAWAETFGEGGQGTVPYYLASAFEQVWMQPTGELGLTGVALEEPFFAGAAEKLGVRPQFAKRSEYKTMANTFMERGYTPEHEESSRRLVESLGEQITADVAAARGRSAAEVRACVDSGPLLASEALSTGLVDRLGYRDEVYAHVRAKVGGEPLLRYVTRYQRTQSVARRLPQPGRRDGIALINGIGPIRLGRSGRGGPLPSQGPAMGSDTIGAAFRAAVRDEHVKAIVFRVNSPGGSAVASDAIWREVVLAREAGKPVVVSMGNVAASGGYYVAMAADTIVAQPGTITGSIGVVVGKAVVSDLLDRLGVGLGHVASGEHARMFSATKEFSDDEWARIDGSLDAIYADFTGKVADGRGLSRDRVHELARGRVWTGADARENGLVDELGGLDHAFDLARSRAGLRADAPVRTFPHTSPLDRLRPPESSDDRTAAAARFDAFSGWGALRGVAARLGLPAAGPLTLPGHWEFR
- a CDS encoding flavin reductase family protein, producing the protein MAGFATGVIVLTVRDGRDDHGVTVSSFLSVSADPPTVLASLTTTSYLAEVLTRRDRWAATILSAGQRALAGRFAMSGRPGARVLLAAEPHHRGTASDALILDGGVAAFECATRDRVPAGDHTLFIADVLAIDPAPSAPAPLLRVNHRYVTPEPR